A DNA window from Phoenix dactylifera cultivar Barhee BC4 chromosome 13, palm_55x_up_171113_PBpolish2nd_filt_p, whole genome shotgun sequence contains the following coding sequences:
- the LOC103707921 gene encoding uncharacterized protein LOC103707921 has product MPRRFLSCHPSPGRTSIAANIGDRADKGEASEMEAYKGGLKGYWKRRAYQRLDGSGGGTRRRRRAELGGGRKRRFWRIRIAPPRLRFLARVASPKRFLARIRDAYVRMMLSFASSGAIAAGYTEYGGDAAAGFRRPQLKEYDEKMIVEIYKSLVAQGSLISAAAAAAAAGGDPQIAVRR; this is encoded by the coding sequence ATGCCCCGTCGTTTTCTCTCCTGTCATCCATCCCCAGGTCGAACCTCCATCGCGGCAAATATCGGAGATCGAGCGGATAAGGGCGAGGCGAGCGAGATGGAGGCGTACAAGGGGGGGTTGAAGGGGTACTGGAAGCGGAGGGCGTACCAGAGGCTGGACGGCAGCGGCGGAGGAACGAGGCGGCGGAGACGGGCGGAGCTCGGCGGCGGGAGGAAGCGGCGGTTCTGGCGGATCCGCATCGCTCCGCCGAGGCTGAGGTTCCTCGCGCGGGTGGCGTCGCCAAAGCGGTTCCTCGCGCGGATCCGCGACGCCTACGTGCGGATGATGCTGTCGTTCGCCTCCTCCGGGGCGATCGCCGCCGGGTACACCGAGTACGGCGGCGACGCGGCTGCCGGGTTCCGGCGGCCGCAGCTTAAGGAGTACGACGAGAAGATGATCGTCGAGATCTACAAGTCGCTGGTCGCGCAGGGATCGCTGATctctgccgccgccgccgccgccgccgccggaggGGACCCCCAGATCGCAGTTCGGCGGTAG